The DNA sequence TCAATGACGAGCAGTACTATGAAGCCCTGGAAGAGTTCGGCGACGAATTCGACGCCCGCATGGGTGCCGAGGCGGTCAAAGAACTGCTTGAGGGTATCGATCTGCAGGCCGAGGTGGATGCGCTGCGTGAGGAAATCCCGCAGACCAATTCCGAAACCAAGATCAAGAAATTCAGCAAACGTCTGAAGATTCTTGAGGCCTTCCTTTACTCCGGCAACAAGCCGGGCGACATGGTGATGACCGTGCTGCCGGTTCTGCCGCCGGATCTGCGCCCGCTCGTTCCCCTCGATGGTGGTCGTTTCGCGACCTCGGATCTCAACGATCTCTACCGTCGGGTGATCAACCGGAACAACCGTCTCAAGCGCCTGCTGGAGCTCAACGCTCCGGACATCATCGTGCGCAACGAGAAGCGGATGCTGCAGGAAGCGGTCGACGCGCTTCTGGATAATGGTCGTCGCGGCCGTGCCATCACCGGAACCAACAAGCGCCCGCTGAAGTCCCTGGCCGACATGATCAAGGGTAAGCAGGGTCGTTTCCGTCAGAACCTGCTCGGTAAGCGTGTGGACTACTCTGGCCGTTCGGTGATTGTGGTTGGTCCGTACCTGCGTCTGCATCAGTGCGGTCTGCCCAAGAAGATGGCGCTGGAGCTGTTCAAGCCGTTCATTTTCTCGAAGCTGGAACACCGAGGGCTGGCGACTACGATCAAAGCCGCCAAGAAGATGGTCGAGCGCGAAGAGGGTGTGGTCTGGGATATCCTGGACGAAGTTATCCGCGAGCACCCGATCATGCTGAACCGGGCGCCGACCCTGCACCGTCTGGGTATCCAGGCGTTCGAGCCGGTTCTTATCGAAGGTAAGGCGATTCAGTTGCATCCGCTGGTGTGTGCAGCCTACAACGCCGACTTCGACGGTGACCAGATGGCGGTGCACGTGCCGCTGACTCTGGAAGCGCAGCTCGAAGCTCGTGCGTTGATGATGTCTACCAACAACGTACTATCACCGGCCAACGGTGAGCCGATCATCGTGCCGTCCCAGGACGTGGTTCTGGGTCTGTACTACATGACCCGTGAGCGCAAGAACGCGCCCGGCGAAGGGATGACCTTCGCAGACGTGAAAGAGGCGCATCGGGCGTACGGCGCCGGCAAGGTTGACCTCCAGGCGCGCGTCAAGGTGCGGGTAAAGGAAGTGTCTATCGCCGAAGATGGTTCGCGCACCGAAGTCTTCAACATTGTTGATACGACGGTCGGGCGTGCCTTGCTGTTTGATATCGTGCCTGACGGCCTGTCCTTCGAGCTGGTCAACAAGCCGATGGTCAAGAAGGCGATCTCGAACCTGATCAATACCTGTTACCGTGACGCCGGTCTTAAAGACACGGTTATCTTCGCGGACCAGCTCATGTACATGGGCTACCACTATGCGACGGTTTCCGGTATCTCCATCGGCTTCAACGATTTCGAGATTCCGCCGGAGAAGTACGAGCTGGTTGATGCGGCTACCGAGGAAGTGAAGGATATCGAAACCCAGTACGCGTCCGGTCTGCTGACCCAGGGCGAGAAGTACAACAAGGTGATCGATATCTGGTCCCGCGCCAACGACAAAGTCTCCAAGGCCATGATGGAGCGTTTGGCGAAAGAGCAGGTGATTGGCCCTGACGGCCAGCCTGTGAAGGGCGAGGACGGTGAGTTCCTCATGCAGGAATCCTTCAACTCGGTTTATATGATGGCTGACTCCGGCGCCCGGGGTTCTGCGGCCCAGATTCGTCAGCTGGCTGGTATGCGTGGCCTGATGGCCAAGCCCGACGGCTCCATCATCGAGACGCCGATCACCGCGAACTTCCGTGAAGGTCTGAATGTACTCCAGTACTTCATCTCGACCCACGGTGCTCGTAAGGGTCTGGCTGATACCGCCCTGAAGACCGCGAACTCGGGTTACCTGACCCGTCGACTGGTTGACGTGTCCCAGGATCTGGTTGTCACCGAGGAAGACTGTGGCACCGACGAAGGTCTGCTGATGACGCCGCATATCGAAGGGGGCGACGTAGTTGTGCCGCTGGGCGATCGTGTTCTGGGTCGTGTGACCGCGCGTGACGCCTTTACCCCGACCGACAAGGACAACGCGGTTGTTCCTGCCGGAACCCTGCTGGATGAGAAAACCGTTGAATCTCTCGAGCGTGCGGGTGTGGACGAAGTCTGGGTTCGCTCCGCGATCACCTGTGAGACTCGCCACGGTATCTGTTCCAAGTGTTACGGTCGTGACCTTGCCCGTGGTCATCAGGTCAACGTTGGTGAGGCTGTCGGTGTTATCGCGGCCCAGTCCATCGGTGAGCCGGGTACCCAGCTCACGATGCGTACCTTCCACATCGGTGGTGCGGCGAGCCGGGCGTCTGCGGTTGACAACATCCAGGTCAAGCACGGCGGTACCGTACGCCTGCACAACCTGAAGTCTATCGAGAAGAGTGATGGCTCCCTGGTCGTGGTGTCGCGTTCCTCCGCGTTGGCGATTGCCGACGAGCAGGGCCGTGAGCGCGAATGGTACAAGCTGCCTTACGGCGCGGTACTGTCAGTGAAGCACGGCGATGCTGTTGAAGCCGGGGTTGTGGTTGCCAAGTGGGATCCGCACACGCACCCGATCATCGCCGAGGCCGAAGGCACCGCGAAATTCGTCAACATGGACCAGGGCATTACTGTCCGCACCCAGACCGACGAACTGACCGGCCTGTCGACCATGGAAGTTATCGATCCCAAGGAGCGTCCGGCGGCTGGTAAGGACATTCGTCCTGCCATCCAGATGCTGGATGCCAGCGGAAACGATGTGGAGCTGCCTGGTGGCGGTGCCGCGATCTACTTCCTGCCTGCCAACGCGCTGGTGACCATGGCCAACGGCGCCCGGATCGAGCTGGGTGATGTTGTTGCCCGGATTCCACAGGAAAGTTCGAAGACTCGTGATATTACCGGTGGTCTTCCACGGGTTGCGGATCTGTTCGAGGCCCGTCGCCCGAAAGAATCCTCCATCCTGGCGGAAATCAGCGGCATGGTGTCGTTCGGTAAAGAAACCAAGGGCAAGAAACGCCTGGTGATCACGCCGAAAGATGCCGACGCCTACGAAGTGCTGATTCCGAAGCACCGTCAGCTGAACGTGTTCGAAGGTGAAACGGTTGAGAAAGGCGAGGTGATTTCCGATGGTCCTTCCAACCCGCACGACATCTTGCGTCTGCTGGGTGTGGTCGAGCTGGCCAAGTACATCACCAACGAGATCCAGGACGTTTACCGTCTGCAGGGTGTTGTCATCAACGATAAGCATATCGAGGTTATCGTTCGGCAGATGCTGCGGAAGGTAGAAATCACGGATCCGGGCGATACCACGCTTCTTTCTGGTGACCAGGTTGAAATCACCCAGGTTCTGGAAGAAAACGAGAACGCTATCGCTGCAGACAAAGAGCCTGCGCGATTCGACCGTCTGCTGCTCGGTATCACCAAGGCCTCCCTGGCAACTGAGTCGTTCATTTCGGCGGCATCGTTCCAGGAAACCACCCGGGTTCTCACTGAGGGCGCGGTCACAGGTAAGCGTGATTACCTGCGCGGCCTCAAGGAAAACGTTGTGGTTGGTCGACTGATTCCGGCCGGTACGGGGCTTGCCTACCACGCTGAACGTCGCCGCAAGCGCGACCTTGAAGCTCAGGGCGTCACCGCAGCCGATGTGGAAGAAGCCCTGAGTGCCGAGCTCAACCGCGAAAGCTGAGTTGAGTAGGTACACCACCTCCGGGTAGATACCTACCCGCGAGGTGGTTAAAAAGAGATCAGTCATCTTGACTGTCCGGGGGCGCAGGCTTACACTTGCGTCCCTTAAATTTTACCCCCTCTACTGGGGGTAAGTTTCATTGATATGGTTTTTTGGAGTTTGCTTACATGGCAACGATTAATCAGTTGGTGCGTAAGCCTCGTAAGCGCAAGGTAGCCAAGAGCGATGTTCCTGCTCTCCAGGCCTGCCCTCAGCGCCGTGGTGTGTGCACTCGTGTGTACACCACAACGCCGAAGAAGCCGAACTCAGCACTGCGTAAAGTGTGCCGTGTTCGTCTGACCAACGGCTACGAGGTTTCGTCTTACATTGGTGGTGAAGGTCACAACCTTCAGGAGCACAGTGTTGTGCTTATCCGTGGCGGTCGTGTAAAGGACCTTCCGGGTGTGCGCTATCACACTGTTCGCGGAACGCTGGACACCCAGGGTGTGCAGAACCGTAAGCAGGGCCGATCCAAGTACGGTGCAAAACGACCCAAGTCCTGATGTCCCGAGCGGGTGTCTTTTATCGTTGCTTGTTAGAACGGTAAGAGTAAGGCTGAGTAGCAATATGCTATCTCAGGGGTTCCTGAAGACCTTTTAGATATATAAGGGCTTATCGATGCCTAGAAGAAGAGTTGCAGCAAAACGGGAAATTATCCCGGATCCTAAGTTCGGCAGTGCACGCCTTGCCAAGTTCATCAACCACGTGATGGAAAGTGGCAAGAAGTCTGTTGCAGAGCGCATTGTTTATGGCGCGCTCGATATCGTCGCCGAAAAATCCAAGGAAGAGCCGATCGACATGTTCGAGAAGGCCCTGGAAAACATCCAGCCGATGGTAGAAGTAAAGTCCCGTCGTGTGGGTGGTGCTACGTACCAGGTGCCGGTAGAAGTGCGGCCTTCCCGTCAAAATGCGCTGGCCATGCGCTGGCTCGTAGAATTTTCACGGAAGCGTGGTGAGAAGTCGATGGCGCAGCGTCTTGCTGGTGAGATCCTGGACGCCGCTGACAGCAAGGGCTCCGCTGTTAAGAAGCGCGAAGACGTTCATCGCATGGCAGAAGCCAACAAGGCCTTCTCTCACTTCCGTTTCTAATCAGCCGAGGTTAATACAGTGGCACGCAAGACTCCTATCAAGCGTTACAGAAACATTGGTATTTGTGCGCACGTTGATGCGGGCAAAACCACAACCACCGAGCGGGTCCTGTTCTACACAGGTATCTCCCACAAGATCGGTGAAGTTCATGATGGTGCGGCTACCATGGACTGGATGGAGCAGGAGCAGGAGCGTGGTATCACCATTACCTCTGCTGCAACTACCTGTTTCTGGCAGGGCATGGACAAGCAGTATCCGGAGCACCGGATCAACATCATCGACACCCCGGGGCACGTTGACTTTACCATTGAGGTAGAGCGTTCACTGCGTGTGCTGGATGGTGCCGTTGTTGTGTTCTGTGGTTCTTCCGGTGTTGAGCCGCAATCCGAGACTGTTTGGCGTCAGGCCAACAAATACGAAGTCCCCCGCATGGTGTTCGTCAACAAGATGGACCGTGCTGGCGCGAACTTCCTGCGAGTGGTTGACCAGATCAAAAATCGTCTGGGTGCCACCTGCGTTCCCATTCAGCTGCCGATTGGCGCTGAGGATGACTTCGCCGGCATTGTGGACCTGATCCGCAACAAGGCGATCTATTGGAACGAGGATGACGCAGGTGCGACCTACGAGCAGCGTGATGTTCCTGCCGAGATGGTGGACGAAGTTGCGATGTATCGTGAGCAGATGGTCGAGGCGGCTGCCGAGGCCAATGAAGAGCTGATGGAGCGTTACCTGGAAGAGGGTGACCTGAGCATCGAGGACATCAAGAAAGGTCTGCGTATGCGCACGCTGGCTAACGAGATTGTTCTCGCGACCTGCGGCTCCGCGTTCAAGAATAAGGGTGTTCAGGCGGTTCTGGACTCCGTTATTGAGTTCCTGCCTGCGCCGGACGAAGTCAAGGCGATTCGCGGTGAGGTTGATGACGAAGGTACCGAAGAGACTCGTCAGGCAGATGACGATGCGCCCTTCGCGGCCCTGGCGTTCAAGATTGCGACCGATCCATTTGTTGGTACCTTGACTTTCTTCCGCGTTTACTCCGGTAAGCTCGAGTCGGGTAGCTCGGTCTTTAACTCTGTTAAGGGTAAGAAAGAGCGGGTCGGCCGGATGGTTCAGATGCACTCCAAAGATCGTCAAGAGATCAAGGAAGTGTTGGCAGGTGATATCGCTGCGGCTATCGGCCTGAAGAGTGTGACCACCGGTGACACCCTGTGTGACGAGAACCACAAGATTGTTCTGGAGCGCATGGAGTTCCCAGAGCCGGTTATCTCTGTTGCGGTAGAGCCGAAGTCCAAGGCGGATCAGGAAAAGATGGGTATTGCCCTGGGCAAACTGGCCCAGGAAGATCCGTCTTTCCGTGTCCGGACCGATGAAGAGTCCGGTCAGACCATCATCTCCGGTATGGGTGAGCTTCACCTGGACATCATCGTTGACCGTATGCGTCGCGAGTTCAAGGTTGAAGCGAACATTGGTAAGCCGCAGGTTGCATACCGCGAGCGGATCCGCAAGCCGGTAGATGTCGAAGGTAAGTTTGTTCGCCAGTCAGGTGGTCGTGGTCAGTATGGTCACGTCAAGATCAAGCTTGAGCCGCTGCCTCTGGACGATGAAGATGGCGAGAACTTCATCTTTGTAAACGAGATCGTTGGTGGTGTGGTTCCGAAGGAATACATTCCGGCGGTCCAGCAGGGTATTGAAGAGCAGATGCAGAACGGCTGTCTGGCCGGTTATCCGCTGCTGCGCATCAAGGCCACGCTGTACGATGGCTCTTACCATGATGTGGACTCCAACGAAATGGCGTTCAAGATCGCTGGCTCTATGGCAATGAAAAAGGGTGCTCTCGAAGCTGACCCTGCACTGCTTGAGCCGATCATGAAGGTCGAGGTTGTGAGCCCCGAGGATTACATGGGTGACGTCGTTGGTGACCTGAACCGCCGTCGTGGCGTCATTCAGGGCATGGATGAGTCGCCGGCCGGTAAGATCATTCGTGCCGAAGTTCCGTTGTCGGAGATGTTCGGTTACGCCACCGACCTGCGTTCTGCAACACAGGGCCGGGCGTCTTATGCGATGGAGTTTGCGGGTTACTCCGAGGCTCCTTCGAACATTGCCGAAGCGATCATTAAACAGGGTTGATCCCCAGGACTTAAGAAACAGGAAGAGGTGTAACCGTGTCTAAAGAAAAATTTGACCGTAGTAAACCGCATTTGAACGTAGGCACCATTGGTCACGTTGACCATGGTAAGACCACTCTGACCGCCGCCCTGACTCGTGTGTGTCACGAAGTGTGGGGAACTGGTTCTGCCAGTGCATTCGATCAGATCGATAACGCACCGGAAGAGAAGGCGCGTGGTATTACTATCGCGACTTCCCACGTTGAGTACGATTCCCCGAATCGTCACTACGCCCACGTAGATTGCCCGGGCCACGCTGACTATGTGAAGAACATGATCACTGGTGCGGCGCAGATGGACGGCGCGATCCTGGTTTGTTCCGCAGCTGACGGCCCCATGCCGCAGACTCGTGAGCACATCCTGCTGTCCCGTCAGGTTGGCGTACCCTACATTGTCGTGTTCCTGAACAAGGCCGACATGGTGGACGACGAAGAGCTGCTCGAGCTGGTTGAGATGGAAGTTCGTGACCTGCTGAGCCAGTACGACTTCCCGGGCGACGACACCCCGATCATTACCGGTTCTGCGCTGATGGCGCTGGACGGTAAGGACGACAACGAGATGGGTACTACCGCTGTTAAGAAGCTGGTAGAGGCCCTGGACGACTACATCCCTGAGCCGGAGCGTGCGATCGATCAGCCGTTCCTGATGCCGATCGAGGACGTATTCTCCATCTCTGGTCGTGGTACCGTTGTGACCGGTCGTGTTGAGCGTGGCATCATCAAGGTTGGTGACGAAGTGGAGATCGTTGGTATCAAGGATACCGTGAAGACCACTTGTACCGGTGTTGAGATGTTCCGCAAGCTGCTGGACGAAGGCCGTGCTGGTGAGAACGTTGGTGTTCTGCTGCGTGGTACCAAGCGTGACGACGTTGAGCGTGGTCAGGTTCTGGCGGTTCCGGGCTCCATCACTCCGCACACCAAGTTCGAGTGCGAAGTGTACGTATTGAGCAAAGAAGAAGGCGGTCGTCATACTCCGTTCTTCAAGGGCTACCGCCCGCAGTTCTACTTCCGTACCACCGACGTAACCGGTTCCTGTGAACTGCCGGAAGGTGTGGAAATGGTTATGCCGGGTGACAACGTGAAGATGAACGTTACCCTGATCGCTCCGATCGCCATGGAAGATGGTCTGCGCTTCGCGATTCGCGAAGGTGGCCGTACCGTTGGTGCCGGCGTGGTTGCCAAGATCATCGAGTAATTTGCTCGTTTGATCAGGAAAAAGGGGCTGAATGTTCAGCCCCTTTTTCTGTTTCAGTCGCAAAGCTTGTGCCCGACCCGGTCTAACAGGATGACTGTTGACAGGGTTGGGTATTATGCATACAATGCGGCTCCTTTTTTTGAAGGTCGGCTAACTAGTAGCTGCTACGAGTGGAGTTTGGTGCATCATGCAAAGCCAAAAAATTCGAATCCGGTTGAAGGCGTTTGATTATCGCCTGATCGACCAGTCCACGCAGGAGATCGTCGATACCGCGAAGCGGACCGGCGCTCAGGTGCGTGGGCCTATCCCTCTGCCGACGCGGAAGGAAAAGTACACCATTCTGATTTCTCCGCACGTCAACAAAGACGCGCGCGATCAGTATGAAATTCGTACGCATAAGCGTTTGCTCGACATCGTTGAGCCGACGGAAAAGACAGTAGATGCTCTGATGAAGTTGGACCTGGCTGCAGGTGTGGACGTTCAGATCAGCCTCGGCTAATACCGCCCGGTATTAGTCTGTGTAACTGTCATAAGGCCATAGAGGGTGAGAGCCCCGTACACTTAAGAGGTGAAACATGGCAATTGGTGTTGTCGGTCGTAAGGCCGGAATGACCCGTATTTTTACGGAAGATGGGCAGGCGCTGCCCGTAACGGTAATCGAGGTTGAGCCCAACCGGATTACCCAGCTTAAGACTCTTGAAAGCGATGGCTACCGTGCCGTTCAGGTGACTGTAGGTACTCGTCGTTCCTCCCGTGTAACCAAGAGTGAAGCAGGTCACTTTGCCAAGGCGGGCGTTGAAGCCGGTCGTGGCATGTGGGAATTCCGTCTGGCTGACGGCGAAGGTGAAGAGCTTGCAGCTGGCGGCGAGATTACTGCTTCCATCTTTGAAGATGGCCAGGTCGTTGACGCCGTTGGTCAGTCCAAAGGTAAGGGTTTTCAGGGCGGCGTGAAGCGTTGGAACTTCTCCATGCAGGACGCTACCCACGGTAACTCCCTCTCTCACCGTGCTCCGGGCTCCATTGGTCAGAACCAGACTCCGGGTAAGGTATTCAAGGGCAAGAAGATGGCGGGCCAGATGGGTAACGCGCGGGTCACCGTGCAGAACCTGAAAATCGTCCGTGTCGACGCCGAGCGCAACCTGCTGCTGGTGAGTGGTGCCGTACCTGGCGCAACTGGCGGCGATGTTGTCATCAAGCCTGCAGTTAAAGCCTGAGGAGCGGTGCGATGGAATTGACTATTACAGGTAGCGGCAAAGGAATCTCTGTTTCCGACGCCGCATTCGCCAAAGATTTTAACGAGTCGCTGGTTCACCAGGTGGTCACTGCTTATATGGCAGCCGGTCGTCAGGGTACCAAGGCTCAGAAGACGCGTTCCGAAGTCAGCGGTGGCGGTAAGAAGCCCTGGCGTCAGAAGGGTACCGGTCGTGCCCGTGCGGGTACCATTCGTAGCCCGATCTGGCGTTCTGGTGGCGTTACCTTTGCAGCCAAGCCTCGCGGGTTTGAGCAAAAGGTAAACCGCAAAATGTACCGCGCAGCGATGCGCTCCATTTTTTCCGAGCTGGTTCGCCAAGAGCGTCTCGTGGTTGTCGATGACATGAATGTCGATAGCCCGAAGACCAAGGCGTTCAACGCGAAGCTTAAGGATATCGGTGTGAGCAACGCACTGATTCTGTCAGACAGCGTTGAGCAGAACCTGCATCTGGCGTCCCGCAACATTCCGCACGTTGATGTGCGCGATATTGCTGGCCTGGACCCGGTTAGCCTGGTTGCCTACGAGAAGGTTGTGGTGACTGTGCCCGCTCTGAAGAAGATCGAGGAGATGCTGGGATGAATCAGGAACGCATTTACAAGGTCCTGCTTGGGCCGCACGTATCTGAAAAAGCATCTCTGGTGGCCGAGCATGGCCAGGTTGTTTTCCGGGTTGCCCCGGATGCCACCAAGCCGGAGATCAAGAAAGCCGTTGAGCAACTGTTCAACGTCACCGTAGAAGGTGTTCAGGTTCTGAACCGTAAGGGTAAGCTCAAGCGCACTATCCGCGGGTTCGGCAAGCGTAATGACATTCGTAAGGCTTACGTAAAGCTGGCAGAAGGTCAGGACATCGATTTTCTGGATGTGGAATAAGGTAAAGGGGTCGTAATATGCCGATCGTCAAAACCAAACCAACATCTGCCGGACGCCGTCACGTTGTAAAGCTTTACAACCCGGATCTGCACACTGGGCGCCCCTACGAGCCGTTGGTAGAAAGAAAGAACAAGACGGGTGGTCGTAATAATGCAGGCCGCATTACTACTCGTCACACTGGTGGTGGTCATAAGAAGCACTACCGCGTCATTGATTTCAAGCGGACCAAAGATGGTATCCCGGCGGTCATTGAGCGCCTGGAATACGATCCTAACCGCTCTGCGCACATTGCGCTGGTGAAGTATGCCGATGGTGAGCGTCGTTACATTATCGCTCCCAAAGGTATGCAGATCGGCGATCCTGTGCGCTCCGGTATCGACGCGCCGATTAAAGTGGGCAGCACGCTGCCGCTCCGGAATATTCCGGTCGGTTCCGTGATCCACTGCGTCGAACTCAAGCCTGGCAAAGGTGCTCAGCTGGCTCGCTCCGCGGGCGCATCCGTACAGCTGGTAGCGCGTGAAGGTGCATATGCCACCATCCGCCTGCGCTCAGGTGAAATGCGTAAGGTGCTTGTAGATTGCCGTGCAACGCTGGGTGAAGTATCCAACAGCGAGCACAGCCTCAAGCAGCTTGGTAAAGCGGGTGCATCACGTTGGCGCGGCAAACGGCCAACAGTACGTGGTGTTGCTATGAACCCAGTTGACCACCCGCATGGTGGTGGTGAAGGGCGTACCTCTGGCGGACGTCACCCGGTTACTCCGTGGGGTGTTCCGACCAAAGGGCATAAGACTCGTAAGAACAAGCGTACTGACAGAATGATAGTACGTCGTCGTTCGGCCAAGTAAACGACTACATAGAGGTAATTGCTGTGCCACGTTCTTTGAAGAAAGGTCCTTTTATAGACCTGCATCTGTTGAAGAAGGTCGAGGCAGCTCTGGAAACTAACGACAAGCGACCGATCAAAACCTGGTCCCGCCGGTCAACAGTTTTCCCAGAGATGGTAGGCCTGACCATTGCAGTCCACAACGGCAAGCAGCACGTGCCGGTTTATGTCACCGAAGATATGGTTGGACATAAGCTGGGTGAGTTCGCGGCAACGCGTACTTATCGTGGTCATGCGGCCGACAAGAAAGCTAAACGCTGATTGTGAGGTAATAGAAATGGAAGTAGCAGCCAAGTACAAGGGCGCTAACCTCTCAGCTCAGAAAGCACGTCTTGTCGCTGACCAAGTACGCGGCAAGGCTGTTGAGGATGCCCTGAACATTCTGACTTTTAGCCCAAAAAAGGCGGCGGTAGTACTCAAGAAAGCTCTTGAATCTGCCATCGCCAACGCTGAGCACAACGAAGGTCTGGACGTTGACGAACTGCGGGTTTCCACCGTGATGGTGGATGAGGGTCCGACGCTCAAGCGAATCAAAGCTCGAGCCAAGGGGCGCGCTGACCGGATTTTCAAGCGCACCTGCCATATCACCGTCAAGGTCGCCGACAAGTAGGAGATGCTCAGATGGGTCATAAAGTAAATCCAACCGGCATTCGCCTGGGTGTGATCAAAGAGCACAACTCAGTCTGGTATGCCGACAAGAAAGAGTACTCACAAAACCTGTTGAACGACATTCAGGTTCGTGAGTTTCTTGACAAGCGTCTGGTGAAGGCGTCTGTCAGCAAGATTGTGATCGAGCGCCCTGCTCAGAACGCCCGTATCACGATCCATACTGCCCGTCCCGGTATTGTTATCGGTAAGAAGGGTGAAGATGTTGATCGTCTGCGTCGCGAAGTCAGCGACATGATGGGTGTGCCTGTGCACATCAACATCGAAGAAGTCCGCAAGCCGGACCTGGATGCCCGCCTGGTAGCGCAGAACGTTGCCGGACAGCTGGAGCGTCGTGTGATGTTCCGTCGTGCCATGAAGCGCGCGGTTCAGAACGCCATGCGTCAAGGCGCCAAGGGTATCAAGATCCAGGTAGGCGGTCGTCTCGGGGGTGCTGAAATTGCGCGTTCCGAGTGGTATCGCGAAGGTCGTGTACCTCTGCACACGCTGCGTGCAGATATTGATTACGCAACCTACGAAGCGCATACCACTTACGGCGTAATCGGCGTCAAGGTATGGATCTTCAAAGGTGAGATTCTTGGTGGTATGGAGCAGGTCCGTGCTGACAAGAAAGCCTCTGGGAAGAAAGGTTCTAAGTAAAGG is a window from the Marinobacter arenosus genome containing:
- the rplC gene encoding 50S ribosomal protein L3 — its product is MAIGVVGRKAGMTRIFTEDGQALPVTVIEVEPNRITQLKTLESDGYRAVQVTVGTRRSSRVTKSEAGHFAKAGVEAGRGMWEFRLADGEGEELAAGGEITASIFEDGQVVDAVGQSKGKGFQGGVKRWNFSMQDATHGNSLSHRAPGSIGQNQTPGKVFKGKKMAGQMGNARVTVQNLKIVRVDAERNLLLVSGAVPGATGGDVVIKPAVKA
- the tuf gene encoding elongation factor Tu, whose protein sequence is MSKEKFDRSKPHLNVGTIGHVDHGKTTLTAALTRVCHEVWGTGSASAFDQIDNAPEEKARGITIATSHVEYDSPNRHYAHVDCPGHADYVKNMITGAAQMDGAILVCSAADGPMPQTREHILLSRQVGVPYIVVFLNKADMVDDEELLELVEMEVRDLLSQYDFPGDDTPIITGSALMALDGKDDNEMGTTAVKKLVEALDDYIPEPERAIDQPFLMPIEDVFSISGRGTVVTGRVERGIIKVGDEVEIVGIKDTVKTTCTGVEMFRKLLDEGRAGENVGVLLRGTKRDDVERGQVLAVPGSITPHTKFECEVYVLSKEEGGRHTPFFKGYRPQFYFRTTDVTGSCELPEGVEMVMPGDNVKMNVTLIAPIAMEDGLRFAIREGGRTVGAGVVAKIIE
- the rpoC gene encoding DNA-directed RNA polymerase subunit beta', producing MKDLLNLLKSQNQSKEFDAIRIGLASPDMIRSWSFGEVKKPETINYRTFKPERDGLFCAKIFGPIKDYECLCGKYKRLKHRGVICEKCGVEVALASVRRERMGHIELASPVAHIWFLKSLPSRIGLMLDMTLRDIERVLYFESFIVIDPGMTTLERGQLLNDEQYYEALEEFGDEFDARMGAEAVKELLEGIDLQAEVDALREEIPQTNSETKIKKFSKRLKILEAFLYSGNKPGDMVMTVLPVLPPDLRPLVPLDGGRFATSDLNDLYRRVINRNNRLKRLLELNAPDIIVRNEKRMLQEAVDALLDNGRRGRAITGTNKRPLKSLADMIKGKQGRFRQNLLGKRVDYSGRSVIVVGPYLRLHQCGLPKKMALELFKPFIFSKLEHRGLATTIKAAKKMVEREEGVVWDILDEVIREHPIMLNRAPTLHRLGIQAFEPVLIEGKAIQLHPLVCAAYNADFDGDQMAVHVPLTLEAQLEARALMMSTNNVLSPANGEPIIVPSQDVVLGLYYMTRERKNAPGEGMTFADVKEAHRAYGAGKVDLQARVKVRVKEVSIAEDGSRTEVFNIVDTTVGRALLFDIVPDGLSFELVNKPMVKKAISNLINTCYRDAGLKDTVIFADQLMYMGYHYATVSGISIGFNDFEIPPEKYELVDAATEEVKDIETQYASGLLTQGEKYNKVIDIWSRANDKVSKAMMERLAKEQVIGPDGQPVKGEDGEFLMQESFNSVYMMADSGARGSAAQIRQLAGMRGLMAKPDGSIIETPITANFREGLNVLQYFISTHGARKGLADTALKTANSGYLTRRLVDVSQDLVVTEEDCGTDEGLLMTPHIEGGDVVVPLGDRVLGRVTARDAFTPTDKDNAVVPAGTLLDEKTVESLERAGVDEVWVRSAITCETRHGICSKCYGRDLARGHQVNVGEAVGVIAAQSIGEPGTQLTMRTFHIGGAASRASAVDNIQVKHGGTVRLHNLKSIEKSDGSLVVVSRSSALAIADEQGREREWYKLPYGAVLSVKHGDAVEAGVVVAKWDPHTHPIIAEAEGTAKFVNMDQGITVRTQTDELTGLSTMEVIDPKERPAAGKDIRPAIQMLDASGNDVELPGGGAAIYFLPANALVTMANGARIELGDVVARIPQESSKTRDITGGLPRVADLFEARRPKESSILAEISGMVSFGKETKGKKRLVITPKDADAYEVLIPKHRQLNVFEGETVEKGEVISDGPSNPHDILRLLGVVELAKYITNEIQDVYRLQGVVINDKHIEVIVRQMLRKVEITDPGDTTLLSGDQVEITQVLEENENAIAADKEPARFDRLLLGITKASLATESFISAASFQETTRVLTEGAVTGKRDYLRGLKENVVVGRLIPAGTGLAYHAERRRKRDLEAQGVTAADVEEALSAELNRES
- the fusA gene encoding elongation factor G, which translates into the protein MARKTPIKRYRNIGICAHVDAGKTTTTERVLFYTGISHKIGEVHDGAATMDWMEQEQERGITITSAATTCFWQGMDKQYPEHRINIIDTPGHVDFTIEVERSLRVLDGAVVVFCGSSGVEPQSETVWRQANKYEVPRMVFVNKMDRAGANFLRVVDQIKNRLGATCVPIQLPIGAEDDFAGIVDLIRNKAIYWNEDDAGATYEQRDVPAEMVDEVAMYREQMVEAAAEANEELMERYLEEGDLSIEDIKKGLRMRTLANEIVLATCGSAFKNKGVQAVLDSVIEFLPAPDEVKAIRGEVDDEGTEETRQADDDAPFAALAFKIATDPFVGTLTFFRVYSGKLESGSSVFNSVKGKKERVGRMVQMHSKDRQEIKEVLAGDIAAAIGLKSVTTGDTLCDENHKIVLERMEFPEPVISVAVEPKSKADQEKMGIALGKLAQEDPSFRVRTDEESGQTIISGMGELHLDIIVDRMRREFKVEANIGKPQVAYRERIRKPVDVEGKFVRQSGGRGQYGHVKIKLEPLPLDDEDGENFIFVNEIVGGVVPKEYIPAVQQGIEEQMQNGCLAGYPLLRIKATLYDGSYHDVDSNEMAFKIAGSMAMKKGALEADPALLEPIMKVEVVSPEDYMGDVVGDLNRRRGVIQGMDESPAGKIIRAEVPLSEMFGYATDLRSATQGRASYAMEFAGYSEAPSNIAEAIIKQG
- the rpsL gene encoding 30S ribosomal protein S12 → MATINQLVRKPRKRKVAKSDVPALQACPQRRGVCTRVYTTTPKKPNSALRKVCRVRLTNGYEVSSYIGGEGHNLQEHSVVLIRGGRVKDLPGVRYHTVRGTLDTQGVQNRKQGRSKYGAKRPKS
- the rpsG gene encoding 30S ribosomal protein S7 is translated as MPRRRVAAKREIIPDPKFGSARLAKFINHVMESGKKSVAERIVYGALDIVAEKSKEEPIDMFEKALENIQPMVEVKSRRVGGATYQVPVEVRPSRQNALAMRWLVEFSRKRGEKSMAQRLAGEILDAADSKGSAVKKREDVHRMAEANKAFSHFRF
- the rpsJ gene encoding 30S ribosomal protein S10, whose protein sequence is MQSQKIRIRLKAFDYRLIDQSTQEIVDTAKRTGAQVRGPIPLPTRKEKYTILISPHVNKDARDQYEIRTHKRLLDIVEPTEKTVDALMKLDLAAGVDVQISLG